GCTGGAGTAACACATATGCATGGTCGCCACCGTCGTTTGAGAAGAATGCATGCACTGCTTGGTGATCAAACGCTGAAGGCGGGTGGGAACCACGCGATAGCTCTCGCATTTCTGTCATCGCCTGTTGTGTGTTCGAAGAGGCCACGTCACCTATTGACTCACAGAGCAACTTAACTGCCCAGTGAATCTGCTTAAGTTCGATGTACGGTGAGAGGGTGCCGACGAGATCTACAAAACGGCACAGAATACCATCAGCATTATAACGCATAAGTGAAGCAAAACGGTGGGAAAGTGCGCTTCGCAGCCACTCCAATGCCACTCGAGCAGCACATCCTGCTTCTTCCAACTTCGCGTCTTCGTCGGGTTCCTCGACACATTTCCGGGTGTCTTTCAGCCCCATAAAGCTTTGGTGACCGCATCTGACACGCGCTCCAGTCAATTGTGACCATTCGACACCCATTCCACTCTTCTCGGATAAGGAGGCAAACAGGAGTAACCGTGCCACTACATCAGGGAAGTGTGCAACGATGCATTCGATAAGTAACTGCGGCGTGCACTCAGGATCAGGTTCTTGTCCAACCGCTTCGTCACCCTTCTCTCCCCCCTCAATTGGAGTTTTCTCTCGCTGTTGTTGTCGATGGTGGAAGATAGCTAACCGCCAGAGGAGGCTACTGGGCCGCATGAATACGGCACCTGCAGCCTCGTCCTCCACAGCTTCGCGTGCTTGAACGCTATTCGAACCACGGCTTGAGCAGCATAATAAAACGatcggcaacaacaacggcatAAAAGCTGCCCAAAGCTGCGATATAGAGCTAAAGCCAAAGCACGTAATAGGCAATGCCTCTAGCGGGTGACCGAAGCTCCACAACCAATCAAATAAAAGCCGTtcacggtggtggtggcacaACTGTTGAGCACTCATCTTACTTCCCTCTCCAATCGCCAATTCTAATTCAGCTGCGTCACTTCCTAGCAGAGTACCTACATTGTCAGCGACGCCGCTGCCCCCTACCCTAAGTCGGGCGTACTCACCAATCAACTGGAGACATTCGAGAATCAAATCCTTATGCATGAAGCCGTGCGTGGCCCAACATTCCAGTAATTTGCACACAACTCGGGGCTCCATCAACGGCACCGCCCTTGCCGCCTCAGCTACCGCCCGTAGACTTGTCGCACAGCTCATACCGCTCGTAGAGTTCATTCCCTCGCGAGCGCTGGCAATCATATCGCGCATCACAGCTCCGGCTCGATCGCTAAACCGGCTGAACAGAAAGCGAACCTGCAGAGCTGTGTGCTGCCGCACGGCATAAGGGGCATCGGgagagaagaaggaaaatatgtACCGACCGAGCTTTTCTGCAACTTGAGCGTCacagaggaaaagaagaccATATATAGCTGATATGACGGCACACTGTCGTTGGGGAGTAAGAGGTGGGATGTCGCTCTGCGCAGAGTCGCTCACACGTTCAACAAAGCGCTTCAGCATTTGCCCTTCCTCACACAGTAACTCTTTCTCCGGTTCGTCGACTCCGACACCCTTAGTCGATAACCGATACTCATTTTGCTGGCCTTCGCACCTTTCGGCGGAGTGAGCGGGCGCTATGGCATAACGAGCTGCTACCGTTGCAGTCCCCTTTGTGTGCAACGCATAGTAGCCGAATGTTGCGAATATGCTTTCACACATGGAGTGGGCATAGCGGGCGAAGAGAGTTTCGAGCAGCGCAAGAAGTGCATTTCGCGCGTTCATATCTCCCCATAAACCACGCAGCAACTGGAGCAGATACGCCAAACAGTCAACGGACGCCAGAACGAAGGGCACGAATGGGTGGGGTTTCAATATCGCCCGGGTATCTGCTCCCTCTTCAGCAGCGTCGTTGCGGCCAGAGATTCTGTCAAGAGGTAAAATGAGCTCATTCTTCACAAGAATGTCCACAATTACAGCTGTTACGTCCGAGGGGTCCACCAAAGGTTCAGCGGCGGCCAGCATCAAACGCTTGTGGCGCACCAGCGTTAGAAATTCACCCAGAACTCTGCAGCTGAGTCGCATGGTGGCCTGAACGATTATTGTGCTGTCTGTGGTCGTTATTTCCGTCTGTTTCCATGAAGCAAGTCGGGATATGCCTTCATTAAGCAGTCGACGGCATGTGGCACCGACAAACCTGAGAATAGTTTGGCGCGGTTCCCATAGTGCTAGAGACCGTGAAAGAAGCTCTGTGCCGACATCATGGAGTAGGAGCAGCAGCGCCCGAAGCACCGCACGAGCTTGCGTGAGCGAATCGCGAAGCAGACGGGTGGTGAGGTAATGACACAACCACATTACAGCGTAGTAGATTCGACCAGGGGGCGTGGGAAGACGTTGAAAAACCGAAGCAGGTTGTTCAAATAACTGCTGTGGTGTAAAATCCAGAAGCACACGAAGATCTTCCGACTCACTGTCGCCATTGTCACCACTATTAAGTCTGTCTGAGCACCCTCCAGTCAGGTTGGCGTTGCCATCAGACTTTGCGCTTGCGACAACCCCTGCACCTGTGCACTCCCCCGGTTGCCGGCTACATTTTCCTTCAGGAAGGTGCCATATCCCAAGCCGGTATAAGCGCagaataaaatgaagaaCCTGAATGGAATGGATGCACAACTTGCGGTGAATCAGTGCCACGGTTTCTTCACACAtgccttgttgttgttggtacGCAGATGGTTCAGTGCCAACGATCCCAGCAGACGTGGTCGCAATTTTTGCACTGCACGCCATCTCAGTTACAGCACGAACAACTTCAGCAGAAAGGGCTTCCATTACAGCGGCTGGTGTATCCCCAGGACGTAGTCGACTACCACCGACATCCAATACACTTCCCTCCGACGTGCCTTCAGGGTATTGCCCACAAATGTCATAGCCGCTGCAAACTCCAGTAGTTGAAGGTCCCTGCATGTCACGCAACACCTCTTCCCTGGAGAGCGATAAGAATTCATATAGAAGAAGCCAGTGTCCACGAGCAGCCTCACAAACAGATGCAGGAAGCTGCTTCTCAGGCGTTGTAAAAGCTGAGCCAACAAGACGGCGCGAGTGGCCAAGTTTCTCTCTGATGCGCCGCAATGACGCAACGCTTCTTCCACCACCCATGTTATATAGAAAATTTGCGCTATCCGTTCCTGCTTCAGAAGCGGTGGTAACCTTAACGCCCGATGTGGCAGTCGCCACGAGGGAGTGTTGACAACCCATCGTGCTCTCGGTGATAATAAGGCATAAGGACAACACATGATCCTCCGCTGAACTCAGCACACTTTCAAACGCTTCGGCCGCTCTCGCAACAGCGGCAGGGGAGTCTGTTTCCTGTCTCCACACGAGACCATCATCATgcggaaagaaacaaacaccgTGTGAAATGCCAGCTACAACAAAGGAGAGCACCGTCGAGAGCCGTAGAGATGCTGTAGGCAAATCCATCAGTTGGTCTCCGTGTAGCGACTGAGAGCACCCGTCACGAACTCGTTTCTTCATTGAAACCCGATGGGATGCGGTTATTTGAGCTGCCGTAGCTCCATAATGATGGTAGGCTGAGAGAAACTGCATCATGGACTTAAACAACGACACCGGGATACCCGTTTTGATGGCGTTGTTTGTGGGTGCAAAGGCAGCGGAAGCGGAGGGACCTAACAGAGACGGTCCCGCTCCTGAGACGCCTGTTCGCCTTGCAGCTGAGAATGTTTCTCCAAGTGGCTGGTTAAGCGGTAATACACCTTCCACCCCTGATCCACTTATTCCCCCCGCCATTGCTACCGGTCCCCCAAACCCCGTTGAAGGTGTCGACGGCAGCGCCCCCccaccaacaacagcataaATTCGCGCAGTAATTGCACTGAAATGAACGGCAGAGTGCAGTCGCATGCGTTCTTCGGTCGTCACGAGAAATGGGCATTGACCAACCACCCCGCGTTCAAGCAAAAGTGACAACAAAGAGTACACCTGTTCCTTTGGGTGACTCTCTTCCTCTCGTTGTGCCGTTTCAGTGGGGAAGTAACGACGAATTAGCCATCGAAACAGTTCCTGCTGGCAAACAACGGAGGATCGTGGCCCCACTGCATGCAGCACTGCCAGCAGTAGCGACTCTAACTGTACGCCATAGTACGGAAAAATGGGGAGAATCCCTTGCTCCACTAAATAAGTGCACTGATGCTCTGTAAAACCAAGCGTGGCGCACGGTTGGGCGAGGAGATGAAGCATAAAAAGTGAACTGTCCTTGATATTGTTCTGCACTGCCGGCGCGCCAATTGGACCACCGCTGCTTGTGGAACTTGAAGGCGTGTGCCCACCCGCGCCGAGGCCAAAACTCGCGGAGCCACAGCGGTGTAGGTTAGAGTCACTCAAAGCACCTGTCACACTCCCTTGTAATGTCCTGCACGTTCTTACCGGCGTCTCTGCTGCATCACGGCCGCTTTCGAGGAAGAACAGCGAGCGAAACAACTGCAATATAACGTTACTCGGGTGAACGGTGGATACGGGCTGTGGATCGTGGGAGAAGCCGACCTGATCAGAGACGTCAGTGATCCCTTCGTCTCCTTCACGTGGACGTTTTCTCCCTGTACTAACTCCATTATCATGGCTCTTATTGCTACCGGTGCTTTCGCTTCTATCACCCGATTTACCGCCACTGTCGCCACCGCTGTGCCTGCTGGTGCCGTCTCCACTACGTGATCCAGGGGAAGTAAATAGGAGCGCCAAATAGGCGTCGTGTGTGCTGCAGGCCAAATAAAGCACAATGGCCCCAAAGTCAAACAACGATGCAAGTGGTCTACATGGAAAATGTGATAATTCACGACGTGAAACGAAGTTGAATTCACTTCGTGGCACCGTGAATAGTTGCCGCATAAAAGGCAACACCGTTTCATGCAGTAATACCAGTGTCCGCGGGGGAGTAGACacggaaaagggggaagcagGTGCCTGTACTGCTGTTGGTGAGCAGATTGGGGacgttgttggtggtggtgacgcGGAAGAACTCTTGGCTTGTGACCGCAATAACGGCgcgttgcttttttcttccttgtgaTTGGATGCGTTGCCGGTGGTACTGCAGGAGTTACTACCAAGAACATTTCCGTGGTGGTGTGCAGCACGCGGCCTATTTCGTTCAATGTCTGCTCGCACGTTTTGGCCTAATACTGCCGAAAAGGATGCACACACCTGCGTGGTCAAGAGGGTTAAGGCCTCCAATCGCCAGCCATCCCTTCGTGTTGTGGCATAAAAGAAGTGACACAGTGGTTTCAGGAGATCCAGCGGCACACCTGAGGTTAGTGGGTAGTCGTCGCGAGCTATTTTTATAAGTAAGTTTACAGCCACCAGGAGGTGTTCCTCCAACCGCAGTGCACACGTGGGTCTCTGGTGGCGtcgcatggtgatgttcacGAGCTGCTGCATGACAAAGGGTAATGTGACTTTGCGGTTGTTTTCCGGTTTATCGACGGCCACGGCGGTGTCCTGGCTGGGCATAAATGCGCTAAGAAGATGCGGCGCCCGAAAGAGTTGAACGAGAACTGCAGCATACGTTGTTCCCTCCTCCACAGAAGGAGCTTGATCTCCATCATCATTCATCTCATGAGAAGTGGGTCCTCGGTTGCTTTTTTTGGAGTTGCCACAGCCGCCTGCTGGAGGCGCGCCACGGCCACGCACCCACGTCCCCGTTCCTCCACCAGCATCACTTCCGTTTGCTTCATACACCGTTTTATCAATAAGGTCTAGCAGACGCACCGTCAACTTCGCTATGAGCTTCGGCAGCAGGTTTGATAGATACCCATCAAAGAGAAACAGATGTAACAAAAGTTGCGCGAATTCCTGACCACAGACTGGGGACAAAACCTCCGACTGTAAAACCTCGAGCGCGCAACTCACAAATCCGTTGAGGGGAACGGCGTTCTTCCACAGAAGCGGCAATACTGCGTGGTTTGGAGGCACTGCCCAAATATGGTGAGATGCCTCTCCCCAACCCTCACCACCTCCAACTGGTGCCACGTGCTGCGGTGCCGATTTGAAGGATGAAGATGTGAAATTGTCCCTCCCATCTCCTCCATGATGATGTTTTGCCGTGTCGAAGCCGGATGACATGGAATGCGTATCACCGCCCCCACCACCCACGGAGCTGCTGCCCGTCCCAATAAGCatagaggaaaaggaagaggaagaggaatggGCAGcggtttgttgttgttgttgaactACCGACGCAGGCAGGTTATGATGGACGGTCTCAATTAGCGCTCGCCATGGACGGGCGAAGTCGGTGCGCAGTTTTCTTCCTCTATTTTCTGAATAAGCGCTAGTTCCTGACTCGTCCTCAGCAATGTTCACACGGCCCAATGCCGCCATTTGCCGACGCTTTGTTACCGCCTCGTTATACTGCTGGAGTGCAGGGCGAAGGACACTATTCATCACCACGAAAAGAATGTTGTTTGCCACATGTTGACCGAATAAATCCTGAACACACATGCAACTCTGTTCCACCGTGTTGTCAAGGAACGTGCGAAGATCTTGCAGAAACTTGGGTGCCTCCCGTATAGTTGCCCCTTGAAGATCATTGCAGATCGTTGTAAGGCTCCTCTTAAGTGCCTCCTTGTCTAATGAAATACTCCGCTGCGACACTGCCGGATGCCGTCCCCTAAACAATCCAAGCATTGAGGCATCTTGTGAGGCTGACATAATCACGGATTCAATGTTTGATGACTACAACTTATACCCTCTCGTGTTAATGTGTATCCGcttttcgtttatttatttaatttttgttttcctcccccctttctttctttctttctttcgttcAACTCCTCTCGTtgtgcttcctccttcctgtACGCGTTCGTTACTTGACTGCAACGTCAAACCAGACGGCGCAACTTAGACCCGTCTGTTCCTGGGAACtaaccaaataaaaaatcAAATCTGTGTATAGTTACAcctgtttgtatttgtataaACTCCTTAGCCTTCGCTTCTGTTTTtagctccctttttttctcctccactTTCTCAGAGATGTGCGCTGGGAGAAGCTGAggctctgttgttgttgttttcttcccttttttaaatttgtttCGGGGACccgtttctccttcacacGAGTGGTGGAAATGAAAACCTTCACTTATGTGAAATCTCCAATAACAATAGTGGTAGTAatgcttcttcctttttttccccaacTCTATTCACCTGAATTGGCTTcgacttctttccttttcgcgtttttttttcacccttgCTGTCTTTATAACGCTACGTAATGTCAgtcgatatatatatatatatatataaatacgtATATACTTCTGTTGACTACAGTAaagtatatttttttgttttattacttgttgttgttgttacaaAAAtagttttgtttctgttttaccACCAGGGCTCTAAGGCAACTCAACGCTTTCCCAAATCCCCGTAGcgcctatttttttttctttcttttttgttgcctttcTCGCCCTCCCCCAACTCATgtcgaaagaaaaggaaagacaacaAGCCAGTTGTGATAGCACTGagaacacacatacacacacataaaaaataaaatataacaacaacagtagcagcagaagcaaatTAGAGTggacacaacaacaactcatTGCATCAAGTAACGCATCACCACCATCATCACATCAAccacatcaacaacagcatcagaaacatttcttctttcccttcttaaCTTCTCAGGTGGCCAATTATTTATTATACGTGAGCCTACCTTAcccaataataaaaaagagttcataaagtttcttcactggatcccaactgcagcgatatcttcccttttcttcatcacTTCCCGCATTTCCGTAACCGCCCCATGATGTTAATCCACTTGAGGTGCGCGGTAATTTCGATGGAAACTTGAGCCCTACCGTCATGTACCCCTCGCAAGCCACTAAAAGATAAACAACATCATCATTAGGCGGTTTTTCCACTTCCTGTTCACGTGCTGAGCGCCACCGGTGCAGCGGCCGAGCTCCCTCCACCGCCTGTGGGAAATAAAATTCTAACCAAACTTTGGTTTGATACAACTCGGGATCATGTTCAGTACAATAATGAAATTCCGGGCGACCGAATGGTGCGAAGGATGTAACTGATGATGCATGTGGTGCTGAAGTTTGTTGCAGGAGGAGTTCCCGTGTGGCTTTTTCCTGCTCTGCACGGCGCATGGCTTCTTTGTTaagttcctcctcctcagccAAT
This is a stretch of genomic DNA from Trypanosoma brucei gambiense DAL972 chromosome 2, complete sequence. It encodes these proteins:
- a CDS encoding phosphatidylinositol kinase domain protein,putative; this translates as MSASQDASMLGLFRGRHPAVSQRSISLDKEALKRSLTTICNDLQGATIREAPKFLQDLRTFLDNTVEQSCMCVQDLFGQHVANNILFVVMNSVLRPALQQYNEAVTKRRQMAALGRVNIAEDESGTSAYSENRGRKLRTDFARPWRALIETVHHNLPASVVQQQQQTAAHSSSSSFSSMLIGTGSSSVGGGGGDTHSMSSGFDTAKHHHGGDGRDNFTSSSFKSAPQHVAPVGGGEGWGEASHHIWAVPPNHAVLPLLWKNAVPLNGFVSCALEVLQSEVLSPVCGQEFAQLLLHLFLFDGYLSNLLPKLIAKLTVRLLDLIDKTVYEANGSDAGGGTGTWVRGRGAPPAGGCGNSKKSNRGPTSHEMNDDGDQAPSVEEGTTYAAVLVQLFRAPHLLSAFMPSQDTAVAVDKPENNRKVTLPFVMQQLVNITMRRHQRPTCALRLEEHLLVAVNLLIKIARDDYPLTSGVPLDLLKPLCHFFYATTRRDGWRLEALTLLTTQVCASFSAVLGQNVRADIERNRPRAAHHHGNVLGSNSCSTTGNASNHKEEKSNAPLLRSQAKSSSASPPPTTSPICSPTAVQAPASPFSVSTPPRTLVLLHETVLPFMRQLFTVPRSEFNFVSRRELSHFPCRPLASLFDFGAIVLYLACSTHDAYLALLFTSPGSRSGDGTSRHSGGDSGGKSGDRSESTGSNKSHDNGVSTGRKRPREGDEGITDVSDQVGFSHDPQPVSTVHPSNVILQLFRSLFFLESGRDAAETPVRTCRTLQGSVTGALSDSNLHRCGSASFGLGAGGHTPSSSTSSGGPIGAPAVQNNIKDSSLFMLHLLAQPCATLGFTEHQCTYLVEQGILPIFPYYGVQLESLLLAVLHAVGPRSSVVCQQELFRWLIRRYFPTETAQREEESHPKEQVYSLLSLLLERGVVGQCPFLVTTEERMRLHSAVHFSAITARIYAVVGGGALPSTPSTGFGGPVAMAGGISGSGVEGVLPLNQPLGETFSAARRTGVSGAGPSLLGPSASAAFAPTNNAIKTGIPVSLFKSMMQFLSAYHHYGATAAQITASHRVSMKKRVRDGCSQSLHGDQLMDLPTASLRLSTVLSFVVAGISHGVCFFPHDDGLVWRQETDSPAAVARAAEAFESVLSSAEDHVLSLCLIITESTMGCQHSLVATATSGVKVTTASEAGTDSANFLYNMGGGRSVASLRRIREKLGHSRRLVGSAFTTPEKQLPASVCEAARGHWLLLYEFLSLSREEVLRDMQGPSTTGVCSGYDICGQYPEGTSEGSVLDVGGSRLRPGDTPAAVMEALSAEVVRAVTEMACSAKIATTSAGIVGTEPSAYQQQQGMCEETVALIHRKLCIHSIQVLHFILRLYRLGIWHLPEGKCSRQPGECTGAGVVASAKSDGNANLTGGCSDRLNSGDNGDSESEDLRVLLDFTPQQLFEQPASVFQRLPTPPGRIYYAVMWLCHYLTTRLLRDSLTQARAVLRALLLLLHDVGTELLSRSLALWEPRQTILRFVGATCRRLLNEGISRLASWKQTEITTTDSTIIVQATMRLSCRVLGEFLTLVRHKRLMLAAAEPLVDPSDVTAVIVDILVKNELILPLDRISGRNDAAEEGADTRAILKPHPFVPFVLASVDCLAYLLQLLRGLWGDMNARNALLALLETLFARYAHSMCESIFATFGYYALHTKGTATVAARYAIAPAHSAERCEGQQNEYRLSTKGVGVDEPEKELLCEEGQMLKRFVERVSDSAQSDIPPLTPQRQCAVISAIYGLLFLCDAQVAEKLGRYIFSFFSPDAPYAVRQHTALQVRFLFSRFSDRAGAVMRDMIASAREGMNSTSGMSCATSLRAVAEAARAVPLMEPRVVCKLLECWATHGFMHKDLILECLQLIGEYARLRVGGSGVADNVGTLLGSDAAELELAIGEGSKMSAQQLCHHHRERLLFDWLWSFGHPLEALPITCFGFSSISQLWAAFMPLLLPIVLLCCSSRGSNSVQAREAVEDEAAGAVFMRPSSLLWRLAIFHHRQQQREKTPIEGGEKGDEAVGQEPDPECTPQLLIECIVAHFPDVVARLLLFASLSEKSGMGVEWSQLTGARVRCGHQSFMGLKDTRKCVEEPDEDAKLEEAGCAARVALEWLRSALSHRFASLMRYNADGILCRFVDLVGTLSPYIELKQIHWAVKLLCESIGDVASSNTQQAMTEMRELSRGSHPPSAFDHQAVHAFFSNDGGDHAYVLLQRLYVCLTQDLNRGARRLLLVRMFRDIVGEWWSRDLLQQVPHMLHTVLRMCGNMLMTCPDVRPVVCEVLLHVWSVVVTTPATAPSAVCIGAAADEAFISTIMSSLTEESRVVSSTWDAMKRSRRASQGSCADTPVEFINVDNEEEEVAVSKSIGVEQQQDEVRQQDQADMANSSGVSAKGPARRVARVLSQLENVILVSGAPASSFYDDVASAVDRDREAFVALIRLYRLNEQQRLRLSGAGSQRVPNSTENVTIKTASVAYNTCCRAVQHLLTVVCSDTAGQSAQSTVAVGVSPVAVAAPVTVFQTTNRDAQLSAFHLLRAICWCFIESGCESCVESLFSPTADIHSLLQQRSLDEALHHVYRQHLEQLYRLSFDADACNAHIASTTLRGWLTSIKKEDGKSINEGDPFSEGATVKVETLSDANDADEAPVRSRRKVGGSATLIRRTLQLFEKDGEEQRQTRHNRGNQHLEWTNSFVSLGDLAVFCRELSSIPRNISAVRTDAAVEQLNSLRSSLVWDALQLHEDEPRFLRLFLIAIIRQYKLQERLGTISTVLNCMLLPVQITPKGITGGNSSLTWFIEGFLPITLLHVILLKETSVQREERATWSGRLEECLFKRAQQFPHTTRLFLRALNICRSVIMTAVRSRGVRSDASDYNQRGQFALPEGRGAAEVAGGITFPPYVRSEYGDPPEINDMKDSYWLSDIDPLTLAAAAAACHEPHLAVLFTELSGESLLGRRKGIPSTVADISAASTRGLSADAHKQKETSVLFPSVNPDVCRRGASDGRPRQLRADVAQAELALRLFNFRSAVHAILVDVKEALRLREGNYDDLPASASASSKPTLTSTSAVGGTGAASRLAMPAQTGAAAEEHTTPWEEAFLLQHPMRRIEQEKSRGNWQAVLCLLDRLEHPVSNNSSRDYQTSISDARIVIEKANALLHLGDPGTALHLLASALKRKFHTSFFGVVRGSNDHIQQPVQDATEEEERHENECMQLRAALAGALWRSGRWDLRFLQEDGYQQQRKLHDLLLPTTVTVDEGIYHALQCVRRGDRHDAHRWCAQAQQHLLRQLNPSNWRYIMLRAEALQQIEDCGKHEIRVGSARPPRWVGTSLAHVRLPYDELQLLDSVQQQLCVVCKQPQWWLTHLEVCSERALCSNKPLLVRQWVSSYAELSTVVDGGVGGGSVEAHGSNGPDCNLNPVLQAATSSCGLPASVLIALVHARAEFACGYPHRAIAILQNIAAPSPASPQVGASGDPQFSFLSPFAVGVPGLSFPKNPSLMPPVVLQLVAWVTEARLVPLSQIVRDPFFTRCAIDDRTGYCSLQLARLCHTLTRDIAERLRSYNYRTMQKSMESLIHTRTELQQKQEQLSKSGVSREEKNLLRRRISGLIAEHACDEREFVEEAESYALYRRSALNGYSRFLQLSGHDGDDNDILAVFGFVSLWLHQDESYVRKDTSPATDNVISKAISNTPLHKFLPLYSQLVAQLGTSLDNKNLETLVHRVATEQPLRAVWPLLALANGHVFGPGVGDTGGKGASSGGVVHVVDEEKVAIARRILTSLKEPSAQPWGKSKSTGSSKKTSSDAEDASAFECRRKFITDAESLSEAYIQLAFHRADAADNVECNIPKTFMLISDALQDLSIPPPTLTVPATNSALSASLLRHEQDEQRAQVPRVMKYKSTFRTPGGINVPKVLRCVLSDGRTVQQLLKSQDDLRQDSLIQQVFGLSNALFEKHPLTRQLHIYTYNVVPLAPTVGLIEWVDGTIPLDRYLNSSSSKNPTGAHERYFPTEITSKVCRARLNEASKTQKHAVLLSLYAEFSPALHYFFLEHFFTPQEWLQRREAYTRSVAASSMLGYILGLGDRHANNLLLHVGRAELVHIDLGFAFDQGKLLHVPELVPFRLTRNIVDGFGVQGTEGPFRHHCQAALQLLRGQKEFFTTILAACAHDPLSRWAVSIIPPQQQQQQQQNAQQDEQDSNGSGANSARQQGVGVHRKKPTYADAERVLSRVMEKIQGYESGELLSVRTHVQKLLQTAQNTELLAQMFHGWSPWL